In the Triticum aestivum cultivar Chinese Spring chromosome 2B, IWGSC CS RefSeq v2.1, whole genome shotgun sequence genome, gatgtttccataagcccactacaagtttattcgtttcgttgttggttttccaacaactatgttctattcttctttgcaaggatgctttccaagttcatttgtggcagaagattTCATTTtattctccgtccctttatcccaacaatctaacttctattctttcgtcccgaaggcattgtgatgtttctctcttcactcatcatctcgatttgAGGATCGtgctcttttcgtgcttatccatttaaccggagtgttgtgttctcattcaagctctttcatcttatcaagttttgcttctcttttcaaccggagtgctgtctgaaatccttcttacccattatgtcattctttcaatagttccagaggcagtgtgttgttgatttcatcaagtatcatcccatcttctcaagttcatattCTATTCCTCCCAATTCCAACCGGAGTGATGTCTTAATTGATCTTtgtcattccttgtacatctcgtttcaaccagagtgcttgcatgtacttcttgtccattgtaacccttttcttatgtctttcaacctccaaggttcacatggtgttccttattTCTATTTGTTCTACCGcggtgctctcaattgtgttcaactctgttgtgttctttctttcaacttttcaacctctcaaggttctttggtttcactcgtttgtcgaagaagcaatttagtttacctcttatcttcctcttccgttttccctccggtgccatcctagatctcgggacaagatcctctcgtagtggtggagtgttgtaacgccccggatacaactttccgtattcgtaactccaactcttgccttttccggagatgcgatatgttatttcctccgtggttggttttttgttttttttcttgttttgcattttgttcatgtcttgcatttcatctcatgtcatcatttgcattgcatcggcacttgttGCGGtcattgttttcataaaacttgcgttcgctcgtagttgccgcttcctCCTTGTCCTGTTGACCCCTCTCAgatcaaccggaccgctctcttctctctcttttctgagcccATCAAAACCCCTTGTCTCCATGGCGTTTTGccaaacccctcgcgcgcgtccgagacTGCCCCGAACCTGAACCGCTCAAtcatcaccgttgcattcagatcatccccaaacatctataaaacatcatcgttttatttattggactccctagcaTATTTATTCTCGTCCGTCGAATTTCGATCGAATGATCCAAACTCCCCTCCTTTCCATTTATAGtccacccctagtccattttgtcAAACCCTAGAAATCCTCTCCTTTGtccccctagccgccgccacctacagcctcctcccacctcgggatccatctCCACCCAATCCAACCACCGCCTCCATTTCCGTGCCCGACCACCTCCTCTGGCCGCAGCCTCACGTCTCCACGCTCGTGCCCGAGCAGGAGCTCCTCGAGATGGAGCTCATCCACAGCAGGCCCCTTGCCTCCCTCGATCCACATCGTCCCCGTGCTAATCTGCCAGGCTAGCCACGCTCGtgcctctctttcctttccctttcttctcctggtttctttccctctcatgctcccTCTCTCTGCAGGAACCGAACAGCAGCCGCCACCCCCTCTCTTCCCGAGgcccgagcaggagcgctcggccTCGTCTTCTCGCGCGGCCAACCGCCTCGACGGAGACCTCCAGGATCACCACCACGCCCTGCTTCTTCTTCCTACTCGAGGAGATGCCCCTCTCCTCGAGCACAAATGCTTCAAGGCCGTCTTCTGCAGTTTCGTCGCCAGAGCTCCCCACCACCAGCAGGTCACCGCACCTCTCCTGCGTCCTCCTTCCTATCGATCTCTCTCACCCGACACCCTCTGTCTATCTGTTCAAGCAGGATCCCCACGACATCGCCATGGATGGCTGCAGTCTGAGCTCGCATCCGTCACCATGGATCCCTGCCTCGCCGGATCCGAGGTGGATCCATCCATCCCCGCCGTTTCCCGCGACCTTcctggccggatcccgccgccgcgctgccgttCCTCGCCCCGCGCCGTTGACCTGCTGCCCCAACGCcctgctcgcctcctctgcttcATTCGAGCAGGGAGGACGACGAGCGCTCGACCCAGCCCCGTTGACCGCGTCCCTGTTCGTCTGGAACGCCAGCAGCCCAGCTGCCTAGCGCCTCCCCAAGGCCCAGCCTGCGCCCCGCGGCCTGCCTTCACCTCCTCACCGACGGgctgaagcccatggtgagctCCCCAGCCTAGAGCCCAAATTCAGCCCGATTGTGTTTTTTTCCTCTTCAGCGAATTTGTCTATTATTCCAGtgatttacagatttgcagaaaaacccctagcctccatgcatataatatctcatgaaccgtgcatcatatgtaaataatttatatatgtaaaatgcttagaatttcatctagtttcataatatgccactttcatccatgtttgggatgtttaaaatgctgtttgtttaaatttgcataaatcacatgctaaaatgatttatttcataactaattaaccgtagctccgaatttaataaactttatatgtaaacggggtggaaaaatgcatagtttaacatggtggcattcctttgcatgtttaacaaaaataaaatatattttagggcagaacagtaccaaaactaaaacatggacatgaggattttccggaattattgtttgttgtttcggcctcatttaaacttgcctagataggtagtttttcatatgcttcacctcttgccatgtttaacaacatttaatatttttgaGTACCTAAAggagagcaaactaaataactcgaatgtggtgttttgtcaatatgcaacgagtttcatattgagctccacttaacttgtagtgttgcttgttgcattctgccatgccatgccatgctatttagaccggacatgcatcatacttggttgtgcatcatgccatgtttatgcttgtgcatttatcatgttgtttgtttctttccggtgttgcttcttagttccggtaatgttgcgattgtgaggattcgttcgactactcccgttcgtctttgtcatggactcgttcttcttcctagcgggatttcaggcaagatgaccgctaccctggatctcactactgtcattgctatgctagttgcttcgttctatcgctatgctatgctacctatcacttgctcttcaagcctcccaaattgccatgaacctctaacctttgtcacccttcctagcaaaccattgcttggctatgttaccgcttttgctcagcccctcttatagcattgtgagttgcaggtgaagttgaagatttctacatggtggacaggattatgttggcatatcacattatatcttattttaattaatgcatctatatacttggtaaagggtggaagactcggccttatgcctggtgttttgttccactcttgccgccctagtttccatcatactggtgttatgttcccggattttgcgttccttacgcggttggatgatttatgggacccccttgacagttcgctttgaataaaactcctccagcaaggcccaaccttggttttaccatttgcctcacctagcccattttcccttgggtttccggagcccgagggtcatctttattttagacccccgggccagtgctccttcgagtgttggtccaaaacgggcagacttcagggccacctcggggcaactcgagggctggttttactcgtaggctgacctatccggtgtgccctgagaacaagatatgtgcagctcctatcgggatttgtcggcacatcgggcggctttgctggtcttgttttaccattgtcgaaatgtcttgtaaaccgggattccgagtctgatcgagtcttcctgggagaaggtatatccttcgttgatcgcgagagcttgtgatgggctaagttgggacacccctgcagggtattatctttcgaaagccgtgcccgcggttatgtggcagatgggaatttgttaatgtccggttgtagataacttgacaccagatacgaattaaaatgcaccaaccgcgtgtgtagccgtgatggtctcttttcggcggagtccgggaagtgaacacggttttgtgttatgtttgacgtaagtaggagttcaggattacttcttgatcattgctagcttcacgaccattccgcttgttctcttctcgctcttattttcatatgttagccaccatatcatgcttagtcgctgctggaacctcatcactttaccccttcctttcccattaagctttgctagtcttgatacccatggtaatgggattgctgagtcctcgtggctcacagattactacaacaacagttgcaggtacaggttatgcgatgatcatgatgcgagagcgatgtttgcttgttttggagttattcttctgcttcttcttcgatcaagggataggttccaggtcggtagcctgggctagcagggtggatgtcatttgagtttatgtttttgtttcatccgtagtcagatggtgctctgatgtattatgatgttgtattcgtgtggcattgtatgccttttgtatgtatccctatctattatgtaatgttgatgtaatgatatccatattgcaaaagcgtttcaatatgcgggtctatccttggtgggaccttcgagttccttttggatagggtcgcatattgggcgtgacagttgaTATATGAACTTGTGGTTTTTTTTGCAATGGGCATTATAATTCCTATATAACTACAAAGATAACAAAATCTGAATTATGCGATCTACTTTTTCACTAAATATAATGATACGGGTAAATCTCATTTGACTCACAGAAGTATTAGTGAAACACGGAATAGAGATTCCAAAACAGAGACTGTATGAAAGATAATGTGCATATTGACATTTTGAGATACTCCTACTTTTTGTATTATGTGCAACTCTTTTTGTAATTCAATCGTACCTGCATTGCTAAGAGATTTGATCAAACAAAGGAAACAAACAAATGAATGCCCATTATAGTACCTTGCTTTACTTGACATTGAGTAATGTAGCCGATCCTCGTCCCTAATTTTCCTTGGCCTACCTACTCAGTGTGTGGGCGTCTGGCCTGCGTGCCAGCTAAGTAGCCGCTGCTACTACTTATTTTCCCATCAAACCAGGAGAGGTGAGAACATTACCGTAAACCTAAAATCGGATAGTGTGAGAGTGCAATATTACCTCTATATTGTATCAGAACCTGTTAGTGTTCTGCTAGCATCGGAGGGCGTCACAATATCCTGGGGAATATTTGGAACTTCTGAAAAGTAGCCCTTGTAGGTTTTTTAGGTCATAAAGCTTTGTTTTACATTAAGAGAAATGGTTAAAATCATACATATACATCTAGCTTCTCCTTATTGCTTCCTGCACTGGAAGAAAGGAGGATGTGCTTTGGATAAAAGTGTCATTTCAAGGTCAGTCAGCTGCAGAGTTATGCAGGAGTGTTAAAATCAAGGCAAGTATCAGAGAAACATAAAGGCATAGAACGTCAACAATAATTACCCTAGCAAGAACACCATGCGAAACCGGTTTGTTTTCTCAAGACATAATGTATTGAACCAATTAGGGGTATCTAGCAAATCCTCAAGGAAATCATAGagctatttcaaaaaaaaaatcatagagGGGAAGAACCTAATGCTCCACTTGAATATACTGTTTATGCTCACTGAATTTTGGGTTGCTGTTCATTGAAACTGTGAGTACACATCAAGAAGCACACCAAGTAAAACTACTTATTTTAGGAAAAGAGTAAATACATTACTCATTGACCGGTGTTACATGAAGATCCAGTATGTCTCTCTCCAGCGACGATGAACAAATCCTCCGTCGATCTGGTAAGAGCAGCAAGTTCATGCACCATATTGTTCTTGTTCCTTTTAACATGATTGAACTGAACTGAAGCAAAAGAACTTATCACCTCTTTAATATCATGGATCACCGGGAAACATGTAGAGAGATTAACAACCTCATGTTGGAGTTCCTTTGACAGGAAAAGGCAACCAGTCTCAGCAATCAGTGCCCCCTGTACATCGAAGCCAGGGTCATCAGCCCAGCAAGTAACGCAGTAGCCTCAACAACCTCGACAGATGAGCAGTGGGTAATTTTCTTGGACATACAGAAGAACACAAGACCTCTACCATCTCTTGCAATCGCCCCGATGCAGCACTGGCCACTAGCGGCAATATACGACGCATCAGTGTTTAATTGTTCCTTTCGCAGGAGATAACCATTGTTTGGCCTCTAACACACCTGATCCTGAACCCTGCAGATCCGTCTCGGAACCAATAGTTTGTCTGGGGATCCTTCCTGTCCGATCCCTGCTAGACTGACATTGGATAAGAAGCATATACCAAATGAAAGTACTTGTGAGTTCACATCTGACATAAGTAGTATAGAAAATACTTTGAGGATTCGTGAGAGGAAGCCTAACCGGGGTGGTAACAGCAAGTCGGCAATTAAGCGTATCACGTGCGGATGGCGGGCAAGACGCACTGAGATTTGGACGTGATTAGCGGGGGTGACCTGGAGGGTAGGCGCAACATACGGGGTATAGGGCGATCGACAATTCAACTTATCCGATCCATTCAGGGATAGTTGGAGAAGTCCATGGCGACCGTCCTCCCTTGTCGACCAACGACAACTATGACGAGTTCATGTTGCGCAAGTAGGAGGCAGGGGACGTGCCGCTACAACCAGTAGCACAACAGCTTGACCGCCGATGGCTGATCGCAGTCCTGCTTGCACACCCAAAATCTCGGCCACAGGGAAGCCAGAGGCCAGAGCTGCTAGAGCTAGAGGACGACACCGGGTCGTCTGCCATCAAGCACGCTGCCCATCTTTCATGTGGTGGTGACTGGGAGATGAAAATAAAACCATGTGTCTCCTGCGACTCTTTGGAACTCCTCAGTTTAttagaagaagaaggaagatgaaCAAATTCCTAGTAATAAAAATGGTGTGGCAATATTGATTGAAACTTAGCACTACACCTTTTTTCGGGGCGAAACTTAGCTGTACACAGGGAAGAGGGTCCAGGTGATAGAGGGTGGGCCTCCTCATTTCATGTTCCACCTAGAGTACGTGTCGACGTGACATGGAACATAGTAGTAGAAATAATCATAGGAAGATTATTTAGAGGAGAAAAATGTTTTATATGTGGACCTACTTGATGATGTGGATAGGTTGCATGTctagagaaataggttagtggggatgaactatttaggtattatagatagaTTGGTCACTAACTAATCTGCTAACAGCAACTGACACGTGGGACTCACGTCTAAATAACCTAACTAAAAATCTGTTAATTAGCCCTGATGGGTCCCACCTGCACTGTTCACCCTTGACCAGTCAAAGTTGACTGGGCTGACTCAGCCATTGACTGGGGCCGACTGGCCCACTGTCAGCCACACAACCATCTCTCTGGGTATATTCCTTGGGTACCCTTAGCAATTACTGTTGTATTTTTGAAATAAAGAGAATTCtagaaattgtttaaatctttgaagcatcataaaataatctataagtcagatgaaaataattttatatgaaagttgctcagaaaaatgtgATGAATCCGAATATACTATCCACTCATCTATCACATGCCTCTAACATGATGAACATGGATCCTTCCCCTCCAGTTCATTTGTCTAAACACAGTCAAACACCGGGAAAATATTCCTGAATATTTTCCCGCTCCACCTATAACACTtagcactgcgttaggtcacccctagcttAGCATACTACCATGTCATGCAATGTGATGATTTTctttgctctattatttatttgtTTCCCCTTCATTGCTTCTTTTCAGTAGACCTTGATACTATGATAGACCCCGAGATCGCTGATGATCCGGTGATCTACTTCGTTGAAGATCTGTATCTGTCTGTAGAGCTTCCACGCGAGCAAAACCCCCCTTAATCATTGCTATATCGCCCATTCTTTCTCTCTCATGCtcgcattagattttgctactgttgttagatagctcctattctgatgcatagcctgcttttgttaTCTTACCTGTTATCCCATATGGTTAGTATAGGTTGATTTGTGATCCATCAGTTACCCCTGACCTTGTCCCTGTTGCCCCTACTTTATTACcggatgactcgatcaacgtgatcgatgtgaACAGACCGAGACATCACCGCccccctcataacgcactcctgatgatatctCTGTATTGTAGCTAACCGATCATGGATGAGAAAGGGTGATTCCTTCTTCGTCACTCCCAATAACGACTCTATCATGCAACATCTCAAGTGTGAACCCttcaagggtgattcctccaagttcaccttgatggttacatcgagtagaaatccattgagggtgattcctcggtGTCCCCCCTTGATGTTAtagacacacagttaccttgactttacctcGAAACCTTgctgaagtcgggtcggccccgaggggtgcCTGTGAGAGTTATGGAAG is a window encoding:
- the LOC123041116 gene encoding uncharacterized protein, which gives rise to MELIHSRPLASLDPHRPRANLPGTEQQPPPPLFPRPEQERSASSSRAANRLDGDLQDHHHALLLLPTRGDAPLLEHKCFKAVFCSFVARAPHHQQDPHDIAMDGCSLSSHPSPWIPASPDPRWIHPSPPFPATFLAGSRRRAAVPRPAPLTCCPNALLASSASFEQGGRRALDPAPLTASLFVWNASSPAA